The genomic stretch TGTACTGCTTTACTTAATTATGAGACCAGAAAATGATCATCTTGTTCTAAATGGCATATAAAACAGTTTAACGAgctaataattacatttttttttcaggcATATATGGATGTCAAGCAAGAAATTCACTGGGAACATCTGATTCTGTTAAAATAGAAGTTGACGTCAAATGTGAGTTACTGAATGTGTTCAAacaataaactaataattttgACGCTCTTCTTGAGGCccttaattttgattttttagaaaattttcgTGTACTTTGATGCAAGAGCCTTCtttgtttcttaaaattttgtttattaattgttacATTCATgaacatttatgttttttccaaaattttaactaagcgaaaaaataattattggctATACTCACATACATATTTCGGTAATAGTAATACTTTATTCTAGAAACATATctcgaaataaaactagttttaacggatagACTGTCTGACCCGTGACcatgaacgctgtaaagtgctcgaaacgtcgggatgataaaaataataaatatacgccatttaaatccgttaaaactagttttatttcaatgtgtaataatcgcgaaaatctaagacaacatttaCATATCTCGGATTCCCGAAAATCTTGTCCCTGTACCaattttacaaactattatgatgtatttaataattacaataaaatatccaCAGTTCCTCCTAGGGTGACGTGGGTTGGACCAGACACAGTCGTGGAAGCAAATCTCTTTTCGGAAGTTACTCTGGAATGTAAGGCAGAAGGAAACCCTTCACCATCTTACCAATGGTACCATAAGTGAGTATATGATAACATTCTTTTAACAAATTCTTCGAAGAAGTTGATTCTTGTAAATTCCAAAATTTTAGTGATTTCCTATCATACTTTCTTTTTAGCAAGATGTCTTCCaaagttttttaatatcattttttaaattaaatacaagcaTCATATAAACAAGGTTCTCATCACACAATCTATAGCGTGTGACTATATTACGGTTAACttacttcatttataataaaaggcatgatttaaaacaattataaatgttacagCCCTAACTTATCATCAATGAGCGGCCATCTCGACGACGGGTATCCGATATCGTCGACCCCCCAACTATTGCTTCACAACGTGTCGTACACTCAGCACGGTCGTTACACGTGTATCGCTACCAACCACATCGGTCTTGAAGAAAGGTTTGCACGATATTTCCAATAGTACTTAATATTGAATTGTTTCAGACAATGAATGCTACTAGTACCTATTTATTTGGCcaattgtaatttgtatttgtttttgtaggAGTCACCAGTCAGAAGCCGTCACCCTCAACGTGCTGGGCCCACCTGTGGGTGCAGACACTAGCGCGGCGCATGCGTGGAGCGGCGCGGAAGGCCGTGTGCAGGCGTCTGTCTGCGCCGACCCGCCTCCACGCCGCGCTGCCTGGCTCTGGGGCAGCTTGAGGCTCGATGTTCCCTCACACATTGGTCAGTTATAATCTGtcaatttataagtaaacaatgtatatttaaaacaatcacAATAACTTATACTTATTCTTAAACACTAATTACAGCAAATTCGATGTATAGAATAATTAAGTGTAAGTATTACAGAATAAGTACAAAAATGCGCTCACCTGGGTTAATCACCAAATAAACAGTTCAGAGCACCGATTGTGCCGTGTTTGACAACTGTCGAGCCTTTTTATAGTAACTTGTCTTTTTGAGTCAATAGCACAATCGTATTATAAGATCGGaacttgattaaaaattattatctcccacaaatattattatttattataccacCAAATATATCGAACGGCAAATTATCTTAGATATAAATATGTGTTAATCTGATTTTATTATACCCATCCAGGTCGTTACAAAACTCTGGAGCCGACGAACATCAATGGCTGCTATCGCTACACGCTGCTGATCACCAGTACGAGTATGTCGGACGCGCGCGTTTATGTCCTGCACGTTGAGAATGAACGAGGATTCTCCTCTCATTCAGTTGCTCTTACAGTGCACGGTGAGTAGCGGTGATAATGCTGGTGGCGGTTGTGGTGGTGGTGCTGCAAAACAGTTTCTGTGAAAAATATGTGACGCGTTTTATGTTGaagtgtattttatgtatatcaaTAAACGTTAGGTTTttctattaagttattttactacttacttggtggtagggctttgtaacccgtctgggtaggtaccacccactcatcagatattctaccgccaaagaacagtacttggtattgttccggtttgaagggtgagtgagccagtttaatttCAAGCacacgggacataacatcttcccAGGCTTGGTGGAGcgttggcgatgaaaggaatggttaatgtttcttacagcgccattgtctatgggcggcggtgaccacttaccattaggtgccccatatgctcgtccgccaaccaatagaataaaaaagtttttttcttctttttttaacgTGTGCCAGTGTATGGAATATAAGGAAATATCATGACCATGTATAATTTCTTCACGCAGAGAATTTTTCGCTAACAGAGACAGCACACGTGGCGCCGCTAATCGCTGCTGCGCTGCTCGTGGCTGCTCTGCTCGTTCTCATACTGTGTCTCGTCGTGCGCTGCAGGAGAAGGAGAGGTGAGGATACAGACATTACATCATCGAGTTGGATGATGAGTTCACCAATTGGTTGATCGTTAATTGATGTGCTGTTGTTGATAGcggtatttttattcatttctaaataaaaatgtttttttttttttatttccttacagAAAGCGTCGAATACAAGACTGACGATTTAGATAGGTAAGTTCCTGTTtcatatatagttatttttgtatgtaaagttTATACTAAGAAGTCTGgcagatttataataaatggcCAATTACCCCGTGCTACCAGGAAAACTTGGATTTTATAGTTGTCTCGGAAAGCACATGAAACTTGCGCCTGATTTATTTCCATTTGAGGCATATCTCCAGTCCCTTCAGAATAGATTGTAAAGAGAATGAAAGAAAGCAATTATGTTTGCGCACAAACTTGTGCTccatattttgataataatatctaatatccCTTAGAAAATCTAACCTGACCGGACTAGGGCATTAAGTTATCAATCTTTCataataatagatagatagatagatagataaaaactttattgcactcaatatcatataaaataacagtaaatataacaTGGTTAATTACAGAACTAATTATTATGGTTCCttaaaataagttttctttttttctaaaaCAGTGAAAAGACAGTGCTCCCCGCCGACGCAGTATACTCTCCACGAGACCAGCCACGGACCGCTGCAGTTTCGCGGGTAGGAGCTGGGTGTCCAGAGCGAGGCGTTGGGGGAATGGGGGGGACAGGGGCGCGGTACTCCCCCGGCGCGCTGCAAGTGCGTCGTGCAGCCGTCGTGCTGCAACCACCCACCACCGTGTGAGCTGCACAGGTGTGATGCACTACACTATTAactggttttaattttttgtgtGATATAACCCTGCACTACTAAATAACATAGtcgcaataaattttatatatataacagcaCTTACTCAAAGCGTAGGGAATTTGTGACACATTTAAACGAAAGTTGCTGAGTACTTCAACTCTTTCCTGAGAGATCAAAAGATGCTTCAAAGGAGTTCAGTTCtatgttacattaaaataagttatttcttaTTGTTTTCACTCAATCATTCGTGTACCATCACCCTAATAATAAACTATCCACGCTGCTCTAATCTCATACCTACCGTTTAAATGGCTTTAATTCTACTTTGACTCTGAACTTGGTTTTGCAGACAtttgtcataaatataaatgagaatTGGGTTGATGCATTAGAATTTTCATTAACAAGAtggataacaaataaaataaaacatgaataactaaatgatgaataaaaacatacaatacatacaaatagGTTTTGAaagattagatataaataataaatttacaaccaTTTCAAAGTTATGAATCTTGAATCTTAATgtacaattacaatattattgtttaatctttttttacgtcaattttttttgtgaatcAAGTGTAATCTGACACCGTTTCGTCAAATTTTATTCGCAATTATTCAAATTCATCGTTTCCTTTACCTTTTCCATTATTGTCCCTTTTATTAAACAAGCTTTCGTTTATCCACCTGTCACATGATTCACAGATAAACGACGTTTAATTACTGTGAGTGCAAACATGTAAATCAACTTGGCATTTTAAGGTATTAACATAACAATGAGCAATATGAACACAGTCACGCTTTTGTATCTAGATCACTATAACAAAGTACATTTTGCAATAACATATTTTCCCCATAAGGATAATTCAGACCAATTATACTTTCATTACGTAAAACATAATTTCTGTGAAATTGATaatcttatgtttattttttaaccttgaatttcttttaattaataggCAGCTATGTCATCGATGGAAAAAGAAGCCAAAGAAAACGTTTATGCGGTACACGATCCGCATATTCAGTACGAGTTAACTATAAATAAGCACGGGGAACCGCCTAAATACTTATCGCTGTCTAAGCCTCTAACACACCAAAGAACGCACGCTTTTGATCcgcaacattttaaatttaacgaaattaataacaattactataatgataataatttttctacatttaaatctGACCCAAGACACAGAAAGTCTGACAGAAGTAATcgacgaaataataaaaacgagcAAAGCTACTCTTGTCAGAGTAACCAAGATGTTAAATATTCCATTAACCCACAATTCGGAGCGGTAAGAGTCTCCCATAATAATTTCACGACTGAtgcacaaaataaaaacaaccctcgtaatagtttttataacaaAGGTCGGATATATGAAAGGAATAATTCAGGAAGAAAGAGTAAAGTTGTAAGGAAAACTGAAGATAAAGACAATGATTTTAAAAGAATCGAACCTAAGAGAGCTTCAGATGGaagtaaaaaagttaaaaatatcgaaGTACACAATGAACCAGTGCAACAGAATGAAATGGAACGTTCTTTTGAGGAACTTAAAGCGGAACAAAAAGTACAAGACACGAATACAAACTCGATGCCTCGACCTGGAAAGGTTAGAGAGATTGCATCAAGATTTAATAGGAACAGtagtgaaaatttaagacaatcgGCGAAAGAAAAAGTCGAGAGACCAAAGCCTATACAGAGCTACGATCAAGCTTATTTGGATCATGTGTTCCCAGACGCTGTAGAAATTTAGAATTATGATGTACGTGGAACAATAAATAGATCTCTTAGTGTTATGTGCTGTTCTGAGTGATGAATCTTTaagtgtaaatttaaaaaaacattttagtacTTCTAATCTATAGGATATTTATTGACGAAACTGCCTCTTTGTCACTTTATACATAATTGCAGTcttgctaatattattatatgatatcaaTCATGGCCATATTGTTTTTATGATACAGTAGATTTTAGGATAAGAGCATTTCATGACGTTTACTAAACTCAGCACAAAGAcgcttttattattagattaatcatatattgtatattttaataacttcatgttattatttttatatttatcatctcgtgtacttaaatataatatgatttttatttatttgtgatcaAATATCTTGCTTTTCAATAGTTTTATGGTTCGTTACTGTTCAATCTATAACATGTATAGTCtctttttgtaatgttttgtattgttgaattttaactgtattaaatttataatttacaatggtAGTGTGGTTTTATCTATTCCCATATGAATGCACATTTGAATTCCTCAgcaattaatattctatttcattacttatattacacgaaagcaataaaattattaaagttcgTTTACTTTATTCGGACCGCTTCAAAAGCCAAACGTgtgttaaatgttaaaaaggaaatttgttaaaaatgaaaaatattttaaaatattgttttattatattctattttaaaactacaattgcgtttaataataaaacgacaGAGGATGTTAATGTCacgaaaatatcaataatacaaaattatacttgTGCAGAAGataatgtttgtattataaaatgctGTCCAATAGGATTTGCTTATTTTCGTAAAGCAAAGCATACTGGCTGCATCCCTATTGGTCAATCGGACACTGATTTATTCCTTCACTCTAAACATTCTATAAATTATCGAAATTCTGTGTTATACTATCTTAACTTAACGGATGCATTCGAAGTCATAAGCGGTGTGCCTTGCAGGAGGAAATATAAGGAAAATAGACCGTTTTTCATACAAAAGGTaagaatattcttttttcattaacTTATACGTGTTATTAGATGTTAGCaacctttactttttaaatttgtatttcgcAATTAgagaaatgtgttttttttaattcatttgtcCAGTGTCCGAAATTGCCCGAAGATCCCACCCTAAATGAAGTGTCGTGTTTGTGAAAATTTCCCAAAGGaaatttgtttcaattaatCAGACCGGAATTTATTTGGCCTTTAATTGATGGAGACTTTCAATGAAAATGAAACCGTGTGTATTTTTACGTTAATGTATTACAATCAACGTGAGTATTTACCaaatgatgtaaataaataatttaaaaaaataataaatgactcAAATTGTTTCAATGGAGTCGAAAAAGACCAGAattcaaaaagtattttgaattttcatatttttaatatcagctACATACGTTCGTAGTATACATAGATTGGAATAAATAGTTTTGTTCAATGCACCATTTGCTAGCTTTACTTGATGTCAGATAATGagttgaaatataaatagtagTCGTTTAGGAAACCTATTAGGAAAATTTATGAGATTAATTCGTCGTGTTACAAaacaaacttattaaaaatattcagaatGTCTTCTCTTAATCAGAAATATTGGTTAGGCATGAACGCACGTAAAATAATAGTGAAATAcccgatttatttttttatattttgttaaccttaaaatatctgaaattgagtcttcattaaacaaagtcacggactggggccggctaaacttaactattaaaatatctgatggcggGGAAGTACTCTCCCTTAGTAGTCCCCAATAGCAGCTCCTCCCATTTGatttgaccgtatccaacgcGGAGTAGCTCGAATTATCGATGCTCTGAGGATGATCTGAGATCTGAGATCTGAATGTTCCGAGGCATTGTTTGGATAAATCCGGGCTGCTGAATtttaccttcggacatctcgtcaaaattcaaaatttcaccCGCACCAGCTTGATGTTCACAAAACcaacaacagcgcgatttttaattttctacctcgcacaactactgtggaaccagctttcgccggcggtttttccgaaccgatacaacttcggaaccttaaaaaaagggggtactccttccttaaagaccGGCAACTCACCTGCAGGCTGCACCGCAGATATCAATGGACGGtgataatcactttccatcaggtccagcctcctgctcgtttgcccctataggtatataacataaaagaagtcatcggttgtcttttaaataaatctgtataaattgtgtataattttgatatatatttatgcttattttaaaataaacctgaTGCTTTTTTTTCTGGAGCACGAATTCACATTCAAATGAAATCCAGGCTTCGGCCCTGGACTCACTCAGTCTTATGTTATTTACCCAGACGAGCACGAAGTCTTTCTTGGTAAAACTTGGTAAgttgaacaaaataaaatttcttaaaataaaattaaaaaatagttatgtccgaaaataaattattgctttCATAACAAGAATATCACTGAAATTAAAGGACTTATTACCTATTTCTAGAAAAATACACTCCCATATTTCTGTGAaacaatcatattttaaaacgaaattaattcGCGATAACGCTAGCGCACATAAATTTAACGCAATTAAGCTAATTAATAAAGAGTACTAAAAATTTGAATTCATTGCAAATGCTAAGATGACATTTGGCGAAGTCTTTGTGATTTCAACCGACTTTAAATTGGgtgacaattttaaaatagtgttggAATAGAGACGCTTccaaaaatagattatttatatatttatagcttattccaatcgaagtaggaataaaaataaacaaacctcagatataatataatacaacactattattataaactactTATATACGAGTACGTTAATATCtttcaaaattccgataacagtttcatcGAAGTTTAAAACGCGACGCGTTTATTTTTTGTGGgcatcatagattaatcaacgCCTCAACCATTCATATCATGTCAATTTGCTGACATATATTGTTCATTTGGCTTTTCTCCTCCTATGTTTGGAATAGAGTATTGATAGACATATACataattgagtcgagatggcccagtggttagaacgcgtgcatcttaatcgatgattgcgagtttaaacccaggcaagcaccgctgattcatgtgcttcatttgtttttataattcatctcgggcgcagcggtgaaggaaaacatcgtgaggaaacctgcacgtgacaaattttgatagaaattctgccacatgtgtattccaccaacccgcattggaacagcgtggtggaatgtgttccaaaccttctcctctaagggagaggaggcctttggcccagcagtgggaatttacaggctgtttttgttgttgttgtatacataattaaggaatactaaaaaaaaaactaatttgattttattaattattgattttacgTGCGACAcctattatttgtattttttccaTCATTATTATCGTAACTTGGTaaggctctgtgcaagcccgtctggttagttACCACCCAccaatcagatattctatcatgTAACAGAAATTCTTACTATTGTTCTATTCTGGTTTGCTAGACGAGTGATAaatgtagctacaggcacaagtgataaaacatcttagttcccaaggttgttggcgcattgccAGTGTTAGTATTCCTTAGTTAAGTTTTCTTTTCTAAGTGaatacgcttttttatcatctataaaatcttgtatcgaataatatgctttttctaccaatatattttttacaaacgatttgaatttacgaaacggcaaagttaaaaatgtctgcggaattttattattattaacacaattACTCGTCCGCTTATCCCTATCACTAATTAA from Vanessa cardui chromosome 12, ilVanCard2.1, whole genome shotgun sequence encodes the following:
- the LOC124533988 gene encoding hemicentin-2 isoform X2, which produces MKNNMYCLWKILFLLVPIVDAVQRFVELPTYTEVNPGEDALLKCRISDKKGVCSWQKDNKPVGIYRGKYEWANEDSPMGGDCSLWVRAATLQLDDGQWQCQVTASNYDVQDALSSPPAALAVRVPPQTPRILYNGSHVLPGQNITVPSGGRATVVCEARYGNPPAYIEWYLEKERLTAWSQTNSSEVERPRVWAARSVLELGATRSAHGRQLSCRAHHPSYPSPYYRDSYTMLDVTFVPEVSIVGADASSLASLEEGSSALTLECRADGNPSPYVWWTRDGQVIATNGAKLIRAPINRNDSGIYGCQARNSLGTSDSVKIEVDVKFPPRVTWVGPDTVVEANLFSEVTLECKAEGNPSPSYQWYHNPNLSSMSGHLDDGYPISSTPQLLLHNVSYTQHGRYTCIATNHIGLEERSHQSEAVTLNVLGPPVGADTSAAHAWSGAEGRVQASVCADPPPRRAAWLWGSLRLDVPSHIGRYKTLEPTNINGCYRYTLLITSTSMSDARVYVLHVENERGFSSHSVALTVHETAHVAPLIAAALLVAALLVLILCLVVRCRRRRESVEYKTDDLDSEKTVLPADAVYSPRDQPRTAAVSRVGAGCPERGVGGMGGTGARYSPGALQVRRAAVVLQPPTTV
- the LOC124533988 gene encoding hemicentin-2 isoform X1 is translated as MKNNMYCLWKILFLLVPIVDAVQRFVELPTYTEVNPGEDALLKCRISDKKGVCSWQKDNKPVGIYRGKYEWANEDSPMGGDCSLWVRAATLQLDDGQWQCQVTASNYDVQDALSSPPAALAVRVPPQTPRILYNGSHVLPGQNITVPSGGRATVVCEARYGNPPAYIEWYLEKERLTAWSQTNSSEVERPRVWAARSVLELGATRSAHGRQLSCRAHHPSYPSPYYRDSYTMLDVTFVPEVSIVGADASSLASLEEGSSALTLECRADGNPSPYVWWTRDGQVIATNGAKLIRAPINRNDSGIYGCQARNSLGTSDSVKIEVDVKFPPRVTWVGPDTVVEANLFSEVTLECKAEGNPSPSYQWYHNPNLSSMSGHLDDGYPISSTPQLLLHNVSYTQHGRYTCIATNHIGLEERSHQSEAVTLNVLGPPVGADTSAAHAWSGAEGRVQASVCADPPPRRAAWLWGSLRLDVPSHIGRYKTLEPTNINGCYRYTLLITSTSMSDARVYVLHVENERGFSSHSVALTVHENFSLTETAHVAPLIAAALLVAALLVLILCLVVRCRRRRESVEYKTDDLDSEKTVLPADAVYSPRDQPRTAAVSRVGAGCPERGVGGMGGTGARYSPGALQVRRAAVVLQPPTTV